In one window of Musa acuminata AAA Group cultivar baxijiao chromosome BXJ3-2, Cavendish_Baxijiao_AAA, whole genome shotgun sequence DNA:
- the LOC135632092 gene encoding FT-interacting protein 3-like: MSNYKLGVEVVSAHDLMPKGGHGSSSPCVELHFDGQKFRTTIKEKDLNPVWDERFYFNIADPASLPELALEASVINFNKATHSKTFLGKVRIAGASFVPFADAVVMQYPLEKRGMFSRVKGELSLKVFLTNDPSIKPSNPLPAIDSNPNNPLPSQAHKVLAQVPILSTSTPRENKSDSRHTFHSIPKKFDQHRYSAPVSEPVRHVVDSMKPEPQPHRMFRVYSLVSTQQPVDYALKETSPFLGGGQIVGGRVIRAEKPASTYDLVEQMQYLFVRVVKARDLPAMDVTGSLDPYVEVKVGNYKGTTKHFEKKQNPEWNEVFAFSREHMQASILEVVIKDKDLLKDDFVGIIQFDLHDVPTRVPPDSPLAPEWYRLEDKKGDKTKGELMLAVWIGTQADESFPDAWHSDAAARFDASSVLSHIKSKVYHAPRLWYVRVNIVEAQDIVIKEKARFPDVYVKAQLGNQVLKTRTVQARTFNPLWNEDLMFVAAEPFEDHLILSVEDRVAPNKDEVLGRVVIPLGSLEKRVDDHIILGHWFDLEKPVLIDVDQLKKDKFSTRIFLRVCLDGGYHVLDESTHYSSDLRPTAKQLWKPSIGLLELGILNAEGLHPMKSREGKGTSDTYCVAKYGQKWVRTRTIIDSLSPRYNEQYTWEVYDPATVLTVGVFDNCQLEKGSNGDKDAKIGKVRIRLSTLETGRVYTHSYPLLVLHPSGVKKMGEIHLAIRFSSTSFVNMMYIYSQPLLPKMHYIRPLMMMQQDMLRHQAVQIVAARLNRMEPPLRKEVVEYMSDVDSHLWSMRRSKANFFRLMSVFSGLFSVSRWFGDICKWKNPITTVLVHILFIMLVCFPELILSTIFLYMFLAGLWNYRYRPRYPPHMNTKISHAEAVHPDELDEEFDSFPTSRGAELVRMRYDRLRSVAGRIQTVVGDIATQGERVQALLSWRDPRATSVFVLFCLIAALVLYVTPLQVLAALAGFYIMRHPRFRHRIPSAPLNFFRRLPAKTDSML, encoded by the coding sequence ATGAGCAATTACAAATTGGGCGTGGAAGTTGTAAGTGCCCATGACCTCATGCCCAAGGGTGGGCATGGTTCTTCGAGTCCTTGTGTGGAGCTTCATTTTGATGGCCAGAAGTTTCGTACCACCATCAAGGAAAAAGACCTCAATCCTGTCTGGGATGAGCGCTTCTACTTCAACATTGCAGATCCTGCTTCTCTCCCTGAACTTGCACTTGAAGCTTCTGTTATCAACTTTAACAAGGCCACACATTCTAAGACATTCCTTGGCAAGGTTCGAATTGCTGGGGCCTCTTTTGTCCCCTTTGCAGATGCTGTAGTCATGCAGTATCCATTGGAAAAGCGTGGAATGTTTTCCCGTGTAAAGGGAGAACTCAGCCTAAAAGTATTCCTCACCAATGATCCCTCAATAAAACCTTCCAACCCACTTCCAGCTATTGATTCCAATCCCAATAACCCTCTTCCAAGCCAAGCTCACAAAGTACTTGCCCAGGTCCCAATATTAAGTACAAGCACACCGCGAGAAAACAAATCAGATTCAAGACATACATTTCACAGTATTCCAAAAAAGTTTGACCAGCACCGTTATTCTGCTCCAGTCAGTGAGCCAGTGAGGCATGTAGTTGATTCTATGAAACCTGAGCCTCAACCCCATAGAATGTTCAGGGTGTACTCATTGGTATCGACTCAACAACCAGTGGACTATGCACTGAAAGAAACTAGCCCTTTCCTAGGTGGTGGTCAGATTGTTGGAGGCAGAGTTATCCGTGCTGAGAAGCCAGCTAGTACATATGATCTTGTGGAACAAATGCAATATCTTTTTGTACGTGTTGTGAAGGCACGAGATTTACCAGCCATGGATGTCACAGGAAGCCTAGATCCATATGTTGAAGTGAAAGTGGGTAACTACAAGGGGACCACAAAGCATTTTGAGAAGAAGCAGAACCCAGAATGGAATGAAGTATTTGCATTCTCCAGAGAACATATGCAGGCATCAATTCTTGAAGTTGTCATCAAAGACAAAGATCTTCTCAAGGATGATTTTGTTGGGATCATACAATTTGATTTACATGATGTTCCAACACGTGTCCCACCAGATAGCCCATTGGCTCCAGAGTGGTATCGTCTCGAGGACAAGAAGGGGGATAAAACCAAAGGTGAATTGATGCTTGCAGTTTGGATAGGAACCCAAGCTGATGAGTCATTTCCTGATGCATGGCACTCAGATGCAGCAGCACGTTTTGATGCCTCTTCTGTTCTCTCTCACATAAAGTCAAAAGTCTACCATGCACCCAGGCTGTGGTATGTTCGAGTTAACATTGTTGAGGCACAAGATATTGTGATAAAAGAAAAGGCTCGCTTTCCAGATGTTTATGTCAAGGCTCAGCTAGGCAATCAGGTCTTGAAGACAAGAACAGTTCAGGCACGGACATTTAACCCTCTATGGAATGAAGACCTCATGTTTGTGGCTGCAGAACCCTTCGAAGATCACCTCATCCTCTCTGTGGAAGACCGTGTAGCACCAAACAAAGATGAGGTGTTAGGCCGTGTTGTTATTCCTTTGGGATCCCTAGAGAAGCGAGTTGATGACCACATTATACTAGGTCACTGGTTCGATCTCGAGAAGCCTGTTTTGATCGACGTAGACCAGCTGAAGAAGGATAAGTTTTCAACCCGGATTTTCCTCCGAGTCTGCCTGGATGGTGGATATCATGTGCTTGATGAGTCTACCCACTATAGTAGTGACCTAAGACCAACAGCAAAGCAGCTATGGAAACCTTCAATTGGACTGCTTGAGCTTGGCATCCTTAATGCAGAGGGTCTTCATCCTATGAAGTCACGAGAAGGAAAAGGGACATCAGATACCTATTGTGTAGCCAAGTATGGTCAGAAATGGGTGCGTACTCGTACCATCATCGACAGCCTAAGCCCAAGATACAATGAGCAGTACACATGGGAGGTTTATGATCCAGCTACAGTTCTTACAGTTGGTGTCTTTGACAATTGCCAACTTGAGAAGGGTTCTAATGGTGACAAGGATGCAAAGATTGGCAAGGTTCGCATACGGCTATCAACACTTGAAACAGGTCGTGTGTACACACACTCATACCCACTTCTAGTTTTACACCCATCGGGTGTTAAGAAGATGGGTGAAATCCATCTTGCCATACGGTTCTCGTCTACATCGTTTGTTAACATGATGTACATATACTCGCAACCACTGCTACCGAAGATGCATTACATACGGCCATTAATGATGATGCAACAGGATATGCTGCGGCACCAAGCAGTCCAAATAGTAGCTGCACGTCTTAATCGAATGGAGCCACCCCTCAGAAAGGAAGTTGTTGAATACATGTCTGATGTTGACTCTCACTTATGGAGTATGCGCCGAAGCAAAGCAAATTTCTTCAGACTCATGTCAGTTTTCTCAGGCTTGTTTTCGGTGAGCAGATGGTTTGGAGATATTTGCAAATGGAAGAACCCCATCACCACTGTACTGGTGCACATTCTGTTCATCATGCTAGTGTGCTTCCCGGAACTAATACTTTCTACGATATTTCTATATATGTTCCTGGCAGGCCTTTGGAACTACCGCTATCGACCACGTTATCCTCCGCACATGAACACAAAAATTTCTCATGCAGAGGCTGTGCATCCTGATGAGCTTGATGAGGAATTTGATTCTTTTCCTACCAGCCGAGGCGCAGAACTTGTTCGTATGAGGTACGATCGGTTAAGGAGTGTCGCTGGACGGATACAAACTGTGGTTGGTGATATAGCGACTCAAGGGGAGAGGGTCCAGGCATTGCTTAGCTGGAGGGATCCACGGGCCACTTCGGTATTTGTGTTATTCTGCCTGATTGCAGCACTCGTGCTGTATGTGACCCCATTGCAGGTGTTGGCTGCTCTGGCAGGCTTCTATATCATGAGGCATCCAAGATTCCGGCACAGGATACCTTCGGCACCTCTAAACTTCTTCAGGCGCTTGCCAGCAAAGACAGACAGTATGCTTTAA
- the LOC135631060 gene encoding aquaporin PIP1-2-like, with translation MEGKEEDVRLGANRFSERQPIGTAAQNQEKDYKEPPPAPLFEPAEFFSWSFYRAGIAEFMATFLFLYITILTVMGVVKSTTKCSTVGIQGIAWAFGGMIFALVYCTAGISGGHINPAVTFGLLLARKLSLNRALFYMVMQCLGAICGAGVVKGFQKGLYQSNGGGANVVAAGYTKGDGLGAEIVGTFILVYTVFSATDAKRNARDSHVPILAPLPIGFAVFLVHLATIPITGTGINPARSFGAAVIYNKDHAWDDHWIFWVGPFIGAALAALYHQVVIRAIPFKNRT, from the exons ATGGAAGGGAAAGAGGAGGATGTGAGGCTCGGAGCAAACAGGTTCTCAGAGAGGCAGCCGATAGGGACGGCTGCCCAGAACCAGGAAAAGGACTACAAGGAGCCACCTCCGGCTCCACTGTTTGAGCCAGCAGAGTTCTTCTCCTGGTCCTTCTACAGAGCTGGCATCGCAGAGTTCATGgccaccttcctcttcctctacatCACCATCCTCACTGTCATGGGCGTGGTCAAGTCCACCACCAAGTGCTCCACCGTGGGCATCCAAGGCATCGCCTGGGCCTTTGGTGGCATGATCTTTGCCCTCGTCTACTGCACCGCTGGGATCTCAG GTGGCCACATCAACCCGGCCGTGACCTTCGGGCTGCTCCTGGCGAGGAAGCTCTCCCTGAACCGAGCTCTCTTCTACATGGTGATGCAGTGCCTGGGTGCCATCTGCGGTGCTGGTGTGGTGAAGGGGTTTCAGAAGGGGCTCTACCAGAGCAATGGTGGCGGAGCAAACGTTGTGGCTGCTGGCTACACCAAGGGTGATGGCCTGGGTGCCGAGATTGTTGGCACCTTCATCCTTGTCTACACTGTCTTCTCTGCTACTGATGCCAAGAGGAACGCTAGGGACTCTCATGTGCCT ATCCTCGCCCCATTACCTATTGGTTTTGCCGTATTCCTTGTTCATCTGGCCACCATCCCCATCACCGGCACTGGCATCAACCCTGCAAGAAGCTTTGGAGCTGCAGTTATCTACAACAAGGACCATGCTTGGGATGACCAT TGGATCTTCTGGGTTGGACCATTCATTGGAGCTGCTCTTGCTGCCCTCTACCACCAGGTGGTGATCAGGGCAATCCCATTCAAGAACAGGACCTGA
- the LOC103971555 gene encoding uncharacterized protein LOC103971555 — protein sequence MDVTDTSEQPAKSSKDEPDFDPSRMIGIIKRKALIKELAAAYHAECLACCQKLLQLQRKWEEEQQYIKRKTPQESGKHTTKPSKRPKKGM from the exons ATGGATGTGACTGATACTTCTGAGCAGCCTGCGAAATCATCCAAAGATGAACCTGATTTTGATCCAAGCAGAA TGATTGGCATCATCAAgaggaaagctttgataaaagaaCTTGCTGCTGCTTACCATGCTGAGTGTCTTGCCTGCTGCCAGAAACTTCTACAACTTCAAAGAAAATGGGAAGAG GAACAGCAGTATATTAAAAGAAAAACTCCTCAGGAGTCCGGAAAGCATACAACGAAGCCCTCTAAACGTCCAAAGAAGGGGATGTAG